From Myxococcales bacterium, the proteins below share one genomic window:
- a CDS encoding GNAT family N-acetyltransferase, whose product MTFRPLAPSDAALLREATFGNVNWTGEARVSRAAFEASPELLRYAAFDPTRGDFGFVAEGDVGVVWVLFLDERAPGYGFVEDGVPELGIHVERAHRSRGLGAALLHRVIEEGRRRGLERLSLSVEADNPAVRLYRKAGFAPFDTTRGIHVLSLAPDGVGKV is encoded by the coding sequence GTGACGTTCCGTCCGCTTGCTCCGAGTGACGCGGCGCTCCTTCGAGAGGCGACGTTCGGTAACGTCAACTGGACGGGCGAGGCGCGTGTCTCGCGGGCCGCGTTCGAGGCGTCCCCCGAGCTCCTCCGATATGCCGCCTTCGACCCCACGCGGGGCGACTTCGGCTTCGTCGCCGAGGGCGACGTGGGCGTCGTGTGGGTCCTCTTCCTCGACGAGCGTGCGCCTGGATACGGCTTCGTGGAGGACGGCGTGCCCGAGCTCGGTATCCACGTCGAGCGAGCCCATAGATCGCGAGGGCTCGGCGCAGCGCTGCTCCATCGTGTGATCGAGGAAGGTCGCCGGCGCGGTCTCGAGCGACTCTCGCTCAGCGTCGAAGCGGACAATCCGGCCGTGAGGCTCTACCGCAAGGCGGGCTTCGCCCCTTTCGATACCACGCGCGGGATCCACGTCCTTTCGCTCGCGCCGGACGGAGTAGGTAAAGTATAG
- a CDS encoding 2-oxoglutarate dehydrogenase E1 component yields MFEEFGINAGVVEELHARYLQSPQSVDEKWRTFFAELDRPYARANGSGNGTVVVERPSSAPAAMPRQDLLDAAALQGRVFQLVNAYRTSGHMHAHLDPLGAPPEPSDEFDLHRFDLSAAQLDETFPTVGIAGMPPHAPLRAIIAHLRETYGSSIGVEFRHIENVEAREWLQNKMEASRNRPTLAHDEVLRILTKLTDAENLEQFIHKNFLGAKRFSLEGAESMIAMLDLLVEEAGKHDVDEIVFGMAHRGRLNVLVNIMDKPAQELFAAFRDKNPERFVGGGDVKYHLGHSTDRVTGAGKSIHLTLAFNPSHLEFVNPVVEGRVRAKQDRRKRKSVMPLLIHGDAAFIGQGVVPETLNMAGLEGYATGGTVHLVVNNQIGFTTIPEDSRSTRYCTDIARMMRVPVFHVNGEDPEAVIHVARLAIEYRQKFAQDVVIDMYCYRRYGHNETDEPRFTQPTMYAAIDKKPTIRDVYVRRLLQSGHIDEARANAIRDDRKLVLDRALEDATKGDYNKLPAAGGGLWAGYKGGPDAETPEVPTAVSKERLVELSHKLTALPPGFTPNAKVHALIEGRAKKVGSGATFDWGTAEHLAFATLVTEGHRIRLSGQDARRGTFTHRHATLYDMSTGVRHTPLQHLGASFDVFDSPLSEAGVLGFEYGYSLDCPEGLVLWEAQFGDFANGAQVIIDQFIVSGEDKWNRMSGLVLLLPHGYEGQGPEHSSARIERFLQLAAQDNIQIMNLTTPAQIFHALRRQVKRKWRKPLVVFTPKSLLRHPKAVSTVDDLANGAFQKVIGDPVVEPKATKRVLVCSGKVYYDLVDAREKKGRADVAILRLEQLYPLGNALETALAPYPTDVPVVWVQEEPRNAGACYFLSACFFPNLKRPYQIVSRPAAASPATGSKASHDLEQQRLLDEAFG; encoded by the coding sequence ATGTTCGAGGAGTTCGGTATCAACGCCGGCGTCGTAGAAGAGCTTCACGCCCGCTATCTTCAGAGCCCGCAGTCGGTCGACGAGAAGTGGCGAACGTTCTTCGCCGAGCTCGATCGCCCCTATGCCCGCGCGAACGGCTCGGGCAACGGGACCGTGGTGGTCGAACGCCCCTCGTCCGCGCCCGCGGCCATGCCGCGCCAAGATCTCCTCGACGCCGCCGCGCTTCAAGGCCGGGTCTTCCAACTCGTGAACGCGTACCGCACGAGCGGGCACATGCACGCGCACCTCGATCCGCTCGGCGCGCCCCCCGAGCCGAGCGACGAGTTCGATCTGCACAGGTTCGACTTGTCGGCCGCGCAGCTCGACGAGACGTTCCCCACCGTGGGCATCGCAGGCATGCCGCCCCACGCCCCGCTGCGGGCGATCATCGCCCACCTGCGCGAGACGTACGGGAGCTCCATCGGCGTCGAGTTTCGTCACATCGAGAACGTCGAAGCGCGCGAGTGGCTCCAGAACAAGATGGAGGCGAGCCGCAACCGCCCGACGCTCGCGCACGACGAGGTGCTCCGCATCCTCACGAAGCTGACGGACGCCGAGAACCTCGAGCAGTTCATCCACAAGAACTTCCTCGGCGCGAAGCGCTTCTCGCTCGAAGGCGCCGAGAGCATGATCGCGATGCTCGATCTCCTGGTCGAAGAGGCGGGCAAACACGACGTCGACGAGATCGTGTTCGGCATGGCCCACCGCGGGCGCCTGAACGTGCTCGTCAACATCATGGACAAGCCCGCCCAAGAGCTCTTCGCCGCGTTCCGTGACAAGAACCCGGAGCGCTTCGTGGGCGGCGGCGACGTGAAGTACCACCTCGGGCACTCCACCGATCGCGTCACCGGGGCCGGAAAGAGCATCCACCTCACGCTCGCCTTCAACCCGAGCCACCTCGAGTTCGTGAACCCGGTGGTCGAGGGGCGTGTGCGCGCGAAGCAGGACCGGCGCAAGCGCAAGAGCGTCATGCCGCTCCTCATCCACGGCGACGCGGCCTTCATCGGCCAGGGAGTCGTCCCGGAGACGCTCAACATGGCGGGCCTCGAGGGCTACGCCACGGGCGGCACCGTGCACCTCGTCGTCAACAACCAGATCGGCTTCACGACGATCCCGGAGGACTCGCGGTCGACCCGCTATTGCACCGACATCGCGCGCATGATGCGTGTCCCGGTGTTCCACGTGAACGGCGAGGATCCGGAGGCCGTCATCCACGTCGCGCGCCTCGCGATCGAGTACCGGCAGAAGTTCGCGCAGGACGTCGTCATCGACATGTACTGCTACCGCCGCTACGGCCACAACGAGACCGACGAGCCGCGCTTCACGCAGCCGACGATGTACGCTGCGATCGACAAAAAGCCAACGATCCGGGATGTTTACGTAAGGCGCCTCCTCCAGTCCGGGCACATCGACGAGGCCCGCGCGAACGCCATCCGCGACGACCGCAAGCTCGTGCTCGACCGCGCGCTCGAGGATGCCACGAAGGGCGACTACAACAAGCTCCCGGCCGCGGGTGGTGGCCTCTGGGCCGGCTACAAAGGTGGCCCCGACGCCGAGACGCCCGAGGTCCCCACCGCGGTGTCCAAGGAGCGCCTCGTCGAGCTCTCGCACAAGCTCACGGCCCTCCCGCCAGGCTTCACCCCGAACGCCAAGGTGCACGCCCTCATCGAGGGGCGCGCGAAGAAGGTGGGCTCCGGCGCGACCTTCGACTGGGGCACGGCCGAGCACCTCGCGTTCGCGACCCTCGTGACCGAGGGGCACCGCATCCGCCTCTCGGGGCAAGACGCGCGGCGCGGCACCTTCACGCACCGGCACGCCACGCTCTACGACATGAGCACGGGCGTCCGACACACGCCGCTCCAGCATCTCGGCGCGTCGTTCGACGTGTTCGACAGCCCGCTCTCCGAGGCCGGCGTGCTCGGGTTCGAGTACGGCTACTCGCTCGACTGCCCGGAAGGCCTCGTCCTCTGGGAGGCCCAGTTCGGCGACTTCGCGAACGGCGCGCAGGTCATCATCGACCAGTTCATCGTCTCGGGCGAGGACAAGTGGAACCGCATGTCGGGCCTCGTGCTCCTGCTCCCGCACGGCTACGAGGGCCAGGGCCCCGAGCACTCGAGCGCGCGCATCGAGCGCTTTTTGCAGCTCGCCGCGCAAGACAACATTCAGATCATGAACCTCACGACGCCCGCGCAGATCTTCCATGCGCTGCGCCGGCAGGTGAAGCGCAAGTGGAGAAAGCCCCTCGTCGTCTTCACGCCAAAGAGCCTCCTCCGCCACCCGAAGGCCGTCTCGACGGTGGACGATCTCGCGAACGGCGCCTTCCAGAAGGTGATCGGCGACCCGGTCGTGGAGCCGAAGGCGACGAAGCGTGTCCTCGTGTGCTCGGGGAAGGTCTATTACGACCTCGTCGACGCGCGCGAGAAGAAGGGCCGCGCCGACGTCGCCATCCTGAGGCTCGAGCAGCTCTATCCTCTCGGAAATGCTCTAGAAACAGCGCTCGCCCCCTACCCGACCGACGTCCCCGTGGTGTGGGTGCAAGAGGAGCCTCGCAACGCGGGAGCTTGTTACTTCCTCTCGGCATGTTTCTTCCCGAACCTGAAGCGCCCGTACCAGATCGTGTCCCGCCCCGCCGCGGCGAGCCCGGCCACCGGGAGCAAGGCGAGCCACGATCTCGAGCAGCAGCGCTTGCTCGACGAGGCCTTCGGTTGA
- the thiS gene encoding sulfur carrier protein ThiS, which yields MRITVNGAPHDVPEGTTVRSLLDTLGLGALVAVEQNRDVVPRSEHTTRRVAEGDTFEIVHFVGGG from the coding sequence ATGCGAATCACCGTCAACGGAGCCCCCCACGACGTGCCCGAGGGCACGACCGTCCGTAGCCTGCTCGACACGCTCGGGCTCGGCGCCCTCGTGGCCGTCGAGCAGAACCGAGACGTCGTGCCCCGGAGCGAGCACACCACACGCCGGGTCGCCGAAGGGGACACCTTCGAGATCGTGCACTTCGTCGGGGGGGGCTGA
- a CDS encoding protein kinase, which yields MSRSHGESPRVTALIGQEIDGRYRVDSVIARGGMGAVLRGTHLVLGQPVAIKVMLDAEMREGTLRERFLREARILAQLRAPTIASILDAGLLPDGTVYIVMELLEGEDLESVLVTRGRLPVDVTARIVAQVCEGLAEAHEQGVVHRDLKPANIFLSDRPNGEKSVKIIDFGISKREGEVSETTGVNTMVGSPFYMAPEQIYASRSVDGRADIWSLGVILYRLVVGSQPFEAPTLPSILVKIKSTSPPFPPEIDPRFVDVVKRCLEKDKARRYPSALELRDDLLRLSGDGARSVVGLSDGNPRSSRARISSVDLDERRGSRSHVDDGATTRSLSGAMSSSLSLTRARDAHGESLALSLGDADLVIEESPHGKTQPDAETPYATSEIEVLGEAVAPAPETPRGAPPAPRARVVADDMKATVPRLFPTPEVVRAQQASLSSEGRPSPFPKALDAPRAPAEPMRGWSPSTWSPAAPVSSEAPGEPTDPAVARPVEAPPFGTWVVGTAITVSLLLGGVLLAAQCGSTSPPPPPPPAATARAGPTPSTSDPSTLPPHSPPVLVVLSPPPPPPVEPSDASDAGRPH from the coding sequence ATGAGTAGGAGCCACGGAGAGTCGCCGCGCGTCACCGCCCTCATCGGGCAGGAGATCGACGGCCGCTATCGCGTCGACTCCGTGATCGCGCGCGGCGGAATGGGCGCCGTGCTGCGTGGCACGCACCTCGTCCTCGGTCAGCCCGTGGCCATCAAGGTGATGCTCGACGCCGAAATGCGCGAGGGGACCCTCCGCGAGCGGTTCCTCCGAGAGGCTCGGATCCTGGCCCAGCTCCGAGCTCCCACCATCGCGAGCATCCTCGACGCCGGGCTCTTGCCCGACGGTACCGTGTACATCGTGATGGAGCTGCTCGAGGGCGAGGACCTCGAGTCGGTCCTCGTGACGCGCGGGCGGCTCCCGGTCGACGTGACCGCGCGCATCGTGGCCCAGGTGTGCGAGGGGCTCGCCGAGGCCCACGAGCAAGGGGTCGTTCATCGGGATCTGAAGCCCGCGAACATCTTCCTCTCGGATCGGCCGAACGGTGAAAAATCCGTTAAAATCATAGACTTCGGCATCTCCAAACGCGAGGGCGAGGTCAGCGAGACGACCGGCGTGAACACGATGGTGGGCTCGCCGTTCTACATGGCGCCGGAGCAAATCTACGCGTCGCGCAGCGTCGACGGTCGCGCCGACATCTGGTCGCTCGGCGTCATCCTCTACCGCCTCGTCGTGGGCAGCCAGCCGTTCGAGGCGCCCACGCTCCCGTCGATCTTGGTCAAGATCAAGTCGACGTCTCCGCCGTTCCCTCCCGAGATCGATCCCCGGTTCGTCGACGTCGTGAAGCGCTGCCTCGAGAAGGACAAGGCGCGCCGTTACCCGAGCGCGCTCGAGCTTCGCGACGACCTGCTGCGCCTCTCCGGGGACGGGGCACGCTCCGTCGTCGGCCTCTCGGATGGTAACCCTCGGAGCTCGCGGGCCCGCATCTCGTCGGTCGATCTCGACGAACGGCGCGGCTCGCGGAGCCACGTCGACGACGGCGCCACGACGCGCTCCTTGTCGGGCGCGATGTCCTCGTCTCTCTCGCTCACGCGCGCGCGTGATGCGCACGGCGAGAGCCTCGCTCTGAGCCTCGGCGACGCGGATCTGGTCATCGAGGAGTCCCCCCACGGGAAGACCCAGCCCGACGCCGAGACCCCCTACGCGACCTCGGAGATCGAGGTGCTCGGCGAGGCCGTCGCTCCCGCTCCGGAGACACCGCGGGGAGCGCCCCCGGCCCCGCGCGCGCGTGTCGTGGCGGACGACATGAAGGCGACCGTGCCCCGCCTTTTCCCGACACCCGAGGTCGTGCGAGCGCAGCAGGCGTCGCTCTCGTCCGAGGGGCGACCGTCCCCGTTCCCGAAGGCCCTCGACGCTCCCCGCGCCCCCGCGGAGCCGATGCGGGGGTGGTCTCCGTCCACGTGGTCTCCGGCGGCGCCGGTGTCGTCCGAGGCGCCCGGAGAGCCCACGGATCCGGCGGTCGCGCGGCCCGTCGAGGCCCCACCTTTCGGCACGTGGGTCGTCGGCACGGCCATCACGGTCTCGCTCCTCCTCGGCGGGGTCTTGCTCGCGGCGCAATGCGGGAGCACGAGCCCGCCGCCGCCGCCGCCTCCCGCGGCGACCGCACGAGCTGGTCCAACGCCGTCGACCAGTGACCCGTCGACGTTGCCTCCGCACTCGCCCCCCGTGCTGGTCGTGTTGAGCCCGCCGCCGCCCCCGCCCGTCGAGCCCTCCGACGCGTCCGACGCCGGGCGACCCCACTGA
- a CDS encoding polymer-forming cytoskeletal protein — protein sequence MVGVQPSEITALLGRGTHFDGKLRFDGVVRIDGSFTGEIRSEDTLIVGEGAEIRANVTVATVIVRGGTVIGDIRAKVAVEVHAPAKVVGNIHSPSLFIDRGVAFEGTCRMDAVEPDEDIEVP from the coding sequence ATGGTCGGTGTACAACCCAGCGAGATCACGGCGCTCCTCGGGCGCGGAACGCACTTCGACGGCAAGCTTCGTTTCGACGGGGTCGTCCGCATCGATGGCAGCTTCACCGGCGAAATCCGCAGCGAGGACACGCTCATCGTGGGAGAAGGGGCGGAGATTCGGGCGAACGTCACCGTCGCGACCGTCATCGTGCGCGGGGGCACCGTCATCGGCGACATTCGCGCCAAGGTCGCCGTGGAGGTGCACGCTCCGGCGAAGGTCGTCGGGAACATCCACTCGCCGTCGCTCTTCATCGACCGTGGCGTCGCGTTCGAGGGCACCTGCCGCATGGACGCGGTGGAGCCGGACGAGGACATCGAGGTCCCGTGA
- a CDS encoding PrsW family intramembrane metalloprotease — MSTTTPHISDEFSRGTSWARALVALALVLLAVLSAGCALPGLSDVTTTYTLPANAPADVVMRVRQRLAVVHLSADVKREGTRLVVRSTADLGPDVERELGRPSGLELHTFAFRCAPACEGPETAPPEKAEGDVALVRRLGNGSLSRVVVGPRVAVLDARDLDIVRDGAALRVHAREGTPAAEALGRVSGTTAVLASRGFAVFVGRPEGTLGLTFGDDLVAYERARATAAFLSLPALPDLGAPSRSVAPPAPMLAGFAVILPVVLSLVYAAFVRRFDRAHPEPLGLVGVTFVMGALAAPAAGLVEWGLSRLSPYTTPELLTFGGLPKALPLASIGFALFVGLPEEGAKLLATRYATKRREFDEPVDGIVYAAIAALGFAAAENLVYFASGRVSATLVVGRAFTALPVHVFLSGLWGHALGERLVRPGARVVPWLLASAALHGLYDAAMSTSSMFGMGLLVVIALAIAFVAVLRKSLRHGPVSDATVRAAAEIRRVHAFGRGLVFPLLALLLPVLAAVLLALASAWEATGSSATSPYAAPLALVTTVIAAVLWGITSTLPLDAVVDGHGVTFAGAVRAFDEIDSTAIAGEYLEIHSPRGDIEIGPGPRRDLEMLRDEIRDFSDRRGAPSPTPTSQEG, encoded by the coding sequence GTGTCGACCACAACGCCCCACATCTCGGACGAATTCTCGCGCGGAACATCGTGGGCCCGCGCCCTCGTGGCCCTCGCGCTCGTGCTGCTCGCCGTTCTTTCCGCGGGCTGCGCGCTCCCGGGCCTCTCCGACGTGACCACGACCTACACGCTGCCGGCGAACGCCCCCGCCGACGTCGTCATGAGGGTGCGTCAACGCCTCGCCGTGGTGCACCTCTCGGCCGACGTGAAGCGCGAAGGCACGAGGCTCGTCGTGCGGTCGACGGCGGACCTCGGCCCCGACGTGGAGCGAGAGCTCGGCCGTCCCTCGGGCCTCGAGCTCCACACGTTCGCCTTCCGCTGTGCCCCTGCGTGCGAGGGGCCCGAGACCGCGCCCCCCGAGAAGGCCGAAGGGGACGTCGCGCTCGTTCGGCGGCTCGGGAACGGGTCTCTGTCGCGCGTCGTCGTGGGCCCGCGCGTCGCCGTCCTCGACGCGAGAGATCTGGACATCGTCCGCGACGGCGCCGCGCTGCGGGTCCACGCGCGGGAAGGCACGCCCGCAGCGGAGGCTTTGGGGCGAGTGTCCGGCACGACCGCGGTGCTCGCTTCGAGAGGTTTTGCCGTGTTCGTGGGGCGCCCCGAGGGCACGCTCGGCCTCACCTTCGGCGACGACCTCGTGGCCTACGAGCGCGCCCGCGCCACGGCGGCGTTCCTCTCCCTCCCCGCGCTCCCCGACCTCGGGGCGCCATCGCGGAGCGTCGCTCCTCCGGCTCCGATGCTCGCGGGGTTCGCCGTGATCCTGCCCGTCGTGCTCTCGCTCGTGTACGCCGCGTTCGTTCGGCGGTTCGATCGCGCCCACCCGGAGCCGCTCGGGCTCGTCGGAGTGACGTTCGTCATGGGGGCACTCGCGGCCCCCGCCGCCGGGCTCGTCGAGTGGGGCCTCTCTCGGCTCTCGCCCTACACGACCCCGGAGCTTCTCACGTTCGGTGGCCTCCCCAAGGCCCTCCCGCTCGCGTCGATCGGGTTCGCGCTTTTCGTGGGCTTGCCGGAGGAGGGCGCGAAGCTCCTCGCGACACGCTACGCGACCAAACGCAGGGAGTTCGACGAGCCCGTCGACGGGATCGTCTACGCGGCCATCGCGGCCCTCGGCTTCGCGGCGGCGGAGAACCTCGTCTACTTCGCCAGCGGGCGCGTATCCGCGACGTTGGTCGTCGGGCGGGCGTTCACCGCCCTTCCCGTGCACGTGTTTCTCTCGGGCCTCTGGGGCCACGCGCTCGGAGAGCGCCTCGTCCGGCCGGGAGCCCGCGTCGTGCCTTGGCTCCTCGCGTCGGCCGCGCTTCATGGCCTCTACGACGCGGCGATGAGCACGAGCTCCATGTTCGGAATGGGCCTCCTCGTGGTGATCGCGCTCGCCATCGCGTTCGTCGCCGTGCTGCGAAAGTCCCTCCGCCACGGTCCGGTCTCCGACGCCACGGTGCGGGCCGCCGCAGAAATCCGGCGCGTGCACGCCTTCGGCCGTGGCCTCGTTTTTCCACTCCTCGCCCTCCTGTTGCCCGTCCTCGCCGCGGTGCTGCTCGCGCTCGCGTCGGCGTGGGAGGCCACGGGCTCGTCCGCGACCTCGCCGTACGCCGCCCCTCTCGCGCTCGTCACCACGGTCATCGCCGCCGTCCTTTGGGGCATCACGTCCACCCTCCCGCTCGACGCCGTCGTCGACGGTCACGGTGTCACCTTCGCGGGGGCCGTACGGGCCTTCGACGAGATCGACAGCACCGCCATCGCGGGCGAGTACCTGGAGATCCACTCGCCGCGGGGAGACATCGAGATCGGCCCGGGGCCTCGGCGCGATCTCGAGATGCTCCGCGACGAGATCCGTGACTTCTCGGACCGGCGGGGAGCCCCCTCCCCGACCCCGACTAGTCAAGAAGGTTGA
- a CDS encoding mechanosensitive ion channel family protein — protein sequence MGFGTELAAAGVLLVGIVVVASLVNAFAKDHRWVVRRLVILYALYALTLGVSFVLDRTGLGWARTARVVAHAFATFTAINVVAAVVFDLGLPRLGLHPAKIVSDLVLGLAYALGTGAVLAASGFSLSSVLTTGAVFSAVLALSLQSTLGNVLGGVTLQLDGSFKVGDWVQLENGRQGVVREIRWRCTILETRDFDTIVLPNSQLMTSTFTVLGRRGGKSVPRRMKHLFNVDFRTAPTRVVSVVTDALLASPLPNVADDPPPSVWCVDLGRDMRQSFAVYEVRYFILDLGPDSRTSSAVLSRVHASLRRAGIPLAMPVETHIRLEGDEADARREERHKLRRRDALSTVTIFRALEPEERAVLEAQLDYVPFTAGEKMTRQGAMAHWLYVMTSGEAEVRRTHEDGETTKLGTIQAPDFFGEMGLMTGEPRIADVVAKTDVECFRLRKEGFEKVLLNRPEIAKELSSLLAERRMSLLSAAGERTKSRGEEEERIFEAIGRFFGLKT from the coding sequence TTGGGCTTCGGCACGGAGCTCGCCGCCGCGGGGGTGCTGCTCGTCGGCATCGTCGTTGTCGCGTCGCTCGTCAACGCGTTCGCCAAGGACCACCGTTGGGTGGTCCGGCGGCTCGTCATTCTCTATGCGCTCTATGCGTTGACCCTCGGCGTGAGCTTCGTGCTCGACCGTACGGGGCTCGGGTGGGCGCGTACGGCGCGGGTCGTCGCGCACGCCTTCGCGACGTTCACGGCCATCAACGTGGTCGCGGCGGTGGTCTTCGATCTCGGGCTCCCGCGGCTCGGGCTCCACCCGGCGAAGATCGTGAGCGACCTCGTGCTCGGCCTCGCGTACGCGCTCGGCACGGGCGCGGTGCTCGCGGCTTCGGGGTTCTCCCTCTCGTCGGTCCTGACGACGGGCGCCGTGTTCTCGGCCGTGCTCGCGCTCTCCCTCCAATCGACGCTCGGGAACGTGCTCGGCGGCGTGACGCTGCAGCTCGACGGCTCGTTCAAGGTCGGCGATTGGGTCCAGCTCGAGAACGGGCGCCAAGGTGTCGTGCGCGAGATCCGCTGGCGCTGCACCATCCTCGAGACGCGCGACTTCGACACCATCGTGTTGCCGAACTCGCAGCTCATGACCAGCACGTTCACAGTGCTCGGCCGGCGGGGCGGAAAATCCGTCCCTCGGCGCATGAAGCACCTCTTCAACGTCGACTTTCGCACCGCGCCGACCCGCGTCGTGTCGGTCGTCACAGACGCGCTCCTCGCCTCCCCTCTCCCAAACGTCGCCGACGACCCTCCGCCGTCGGTCTGGTGCGTCGATCTCGGCCGGGACATGCGCCAGAGCTTCGCCGTCTACGAAGTGCGCTACTTCATCTTGGACCTCGGCCCCGACTCGCGCACGAGCTCGGCCGTCTTGTCGCGTGTCCACGCGTCGCTTCGGCGCGCGGGCATTCCGCTCGCCATGCCCGTCGAGACCCACATTCGGCTCGAGGGAGACGAGGCCGACGCACGACGCGAGGAGCGCCACAAGCTCCGCCGCAGGGACGCGCTGTCGACGGTGACCATTTTTCGCGCCCTCGAGCCCGAAGAGCGCGCGGTGCTCGAGGCCCAGCTCGACTACGTGCCCTTCACCGCGGGCGAGAAGATGACCCGGCAGGGCGCGATGGCGCACTGGCTCTACGTGATGACGTCGGGCGAGGCCGAGGTCCGACGCACCCACGAGGACGGCGAGACCACGAAGCTCGGGACCATCCAAGCACCTGATTTCTTTGGTGAAATGGGGCTCATGACTGGCGAACCGAGGATCGCCGACGTGGTCGCCAAGACCGACGTCGAGTGTTTCCGTCTCCGCAAAGAGGGCTTCGAGAAGGTCCTCCTGAACCGCCCCGAGATCGCGAAAGAGCTGTCGTCGTTGCTCGCGGAGCGGCGGATGTCACTACTCTCGGCGGCTGGCGAGCGCACGAAGTCACGCGGAGAGGAAGAGGAGCGGATCTTCGAGGCCATCGGGCGCTTCTTCGGGCTAAAGACGTGA